The Ensifer adhaerens genome contains a region encoding:
- a CDS encoding CBS domain-containing protein, protein MRISEAMHPGARWISPETDIKTIARIMRDEDIGALPVGENDRLIGMVTDRDIALRAFANGRDPASMTARDLMTRDIVYCRTSETIEHAVHLMEAKQVRRLPVIDDDKRMVGMLSLGDISHASSRQLSGELARAVTAHHL, encoded by the coding sequence ATGAGAATTTCGGAAGCCATGCATCCCGGCGCTCGCTGGATCTCTCCCGAAACAGATATCAAGACGATCGCACGCATTATGCGGGACGAGGATATCGGCGCCTTGCCCGTCGGCGAAAACGACCGCCTGATCGGCATGGTCACAGATCGCGACATCGCCTTGCGTGCCTTTGCCAACGGGCGCGATCCCGCTTCGATGACGGCACGCGACTTGATGACCAGGGATATTGTTTACTGCCGCACCAGTGAAACGATCGAACACGCCGTCCACCTGATGGAGGCGAAACAGGTCCGGCGCCTGCCTGTCATCGACGACGACAAGCGCATGGTCGGCATGCTGTCACTGGGCGACATATCGCATGCCAGCAGCCGGCAGCTCTCAGGTGAACTCGCACGGGCAGTCACGGCCCATCATCTTTAA
- a CDS encoding glycoside hydrolase translates to MLLAFGSPVSASDQWLPVREVSLELRAGSPLDFSSFLPNGTIDADHRLVAGANGRLAFAQSPEKPERMLCASLAWSPASGGFPDHQTADRYARQLAMHGYNLARLHFVDASLMFGRDKDFDFDLETLDRIHYLLAALKRNGIYWMVDGLTSLRGVYGGFDDRWDDGGNLKLELFVDDRAFDHWTRMQQTILGRVNRYTGVAPIRDEALAVVILANENGIEFDTVVHDRPGKAPYDPLLAKPFNNWLAKRYGSTEALAKAWPDLRSDETIEARSVELPADRYGDSPRLRDLQAFFIETERATTARMTEVVRGLGYRGLISNYNNWPTVQASLSRRDLEAVTMNTYHDWVSGYAPGSKTTQVSSIADGVNYIRMIAAARWLGRPFVISEYDHLFWNRYRYEAGLAMPAYAALQGWDALCRHGHGPIVLSYGEPFAHKKAMLPYAIALDPVARAGETLAALLYRRGDVATSDVTVPFAVRGEEDLSNDMQAREPEYLTDLALIGRIGLEDAKDLGKSPAVLQPRQQNGEALLESLRRSGVLAGDNGSNIDTGIYQSSTGEILLNRFAGQLRVATTATEAAAYSSLREPIDLGVLRIESADGNGLVALSALDADASLAKSRRFLVIFATDAQNTGMTFRDTEEKVIEDFGGLPVRIREGYADLALARTAVAWSVSPVGLDGTVHPPVVRGKGAVAFRLSNNVPSGPTTYFLLELR, encoded by the coding sequence ATGCTTCTAGCATTCGGTTCGCCCGTGAGCGCATCCGATCAGTGGCTTCCCGTGCGCGAAGTCTCGCTCGAACTTCGGGCAGGCAGCCCGCTCGACTTTTCCTCCTTCCTGCCGAACGGGACGATCGATGCCGATCATCGCCTTGTCGCAGGCGCCAATGGCCGTCTCGCCTTTGCGCAGTCGCCAGAGAAGCCCGAAAGAATGCTCTGTGCTTCGCTCGCCTGGAGCCCGGCGTCCGGCGGGTTTCCCGATCACCAGACAGCGGATCGCTATGCCCGGCAGCTGGCGATGCACGGCTACAATCTCGCCCGTCTGCATTTCGTCGATGCCAGCCTGATGTTCGGACGGGACAAGGATTTCGACTTCGACCTCGAGACGCTCGACCGCATCCACTATCTGCTGGCGGCCCTGAAGCGTAACGGCATCTACTGGATGGTCGATGGCCTTACGTCGCTGCGTGGCGTCTATGGCGGCTTTGACGATCGCTGGGACGATGGAGGAAATCTCAAGCTCGAGCTGTTTGTGGATGACCGGGCGTTCGATCATTGGACGCGCATGCAGCAGACGATCCTTGGGCGCGTGAACCGCTACACGGGCGTCGCGCCGATCCGCGACGAAGCCCTGGCCGTCGTCATTCTCGCCAACGAGAACGGTATCGAGTTCGACACCGTCGTGCACGATCGGCCTGGAAAAGCGCCCTACGATCCGCTGCTCGCGAAACCGTTCAACAACTGGCTGGCGAAACGCTATGGCTCCACCGAAGCCTTGGCCAAGGCCTGGCCCGATCTTCGCTCCGATGAGACGATCGAGGCGAGGTCGGTCGAGCTTCCCGCAGACCGCTATGGCGATAGCCCGCGGCTGCGCGATCTGCAGGCGTTCTTCATCGAGACGGAACGGGCCACAACCGCGCGAATGACCGAGGTGGTGCGCGGGCTTGGCTACCGTGGCCTGATCAGCAACTACAACAACTGGCCGACCGTCCAGGCGTCGCTCAGCCGACGCGACCTCGAAGCCGTGACCATGAACACCTATCACGACTGGGTCAGCGGCTATGCGCCGGGCAGCAAGACCACCCAGGTCAGCTCGATCGCCGATGGGGTGAACTATATCCGGATGATCGCGGCGGCGCGCTGGCTCGGCAGGCCCTTCGTGATCAGCGAATACGATCACCTGTTCTGGAACCGCTACCGCTACGAGGCAGGGCTGGCGATGCCGGCCTATGCGGCGCTGCAGGGCTGGGACGCGCTTTGCCGCCATGGTCACGGCCCGATTGTTCTTAGCTATGGCGAGCCTTTCGCGCACAAGAAGGCGATGCTTCCCTATGCCATAGCGCTCGATCCGGTGGCGCGCGCCGGCGAGACGCTGGCGGCGCTGCTTTACCGCCGAGGGGACGTTGCGACATCGGATGTAACCGTTCCGTTTGCCGTGCGCGGCGAGGAGGACCTTTCCAACGACATGCAGGCACGGGAGCCGGAATACCTGACTGATCTTGCACTCATCGGGCGGATCGGACTTGAGGACGCAAAGGATCTCGGCAAATCACCTGCCGTGCTGCAACCACGTCAGCAAAATGGCGAAGCGCTCCTCGAAAGCCTGCGCCGAAGCGGTGTGCTTGCGGGGGACAATGGCTCGAACATCGATACCGGCATCTATCAGAGCAGCACCGGCGAGATTCTGCTGAACCGTTTTGCCGGACAGTTGCGCGTTGCGACGACCGCAACGGAGGCTGCAGCATATTCGTCGCTGCGCGAGCCTATCGATCTTGGGGTGCTGCGCATCGAGAGTGCCGATGGCAACGGGCTGGTCGCGCTCTCGGCGCTCGATGCGGACGCGTCGCTGGCGAAGAGCCGTCGTTTCCTCGTGATCTTTGCGACGGATGCCCAGAACACCGGCATGACGTTTCGCGACACGGAGGAGAAGGTGATCGAAGATTTCGGAGGGCTGCCGGTCCGGATCCGCGAAGGCTATGCTGATCTGGCTCTGGCGCGAACCGCAGTGGCATGGAGCGTTTCGCCAGTTGGTCTTGATGGGACTGTGCATCCGCCTGTTGTGCGGGGGAAGGGCGCCGTCGCCTTCCGTCTTTCCAACAATGTTCCCTCCGGCCCCACCACCTATTTCCTCCTCGAGCTGCGATAG
- a CDS encoding glycosyltransferase, whose amino-acid sequence MAVSVIIKTLNEEKRIAANIESALVALKTVGGEVIVADSGSSDRTIEIASRYPVVIAQISPPALPSCGIGPQLGFQYSRHEHICLLDGDMLLDSDFLAVAEAFLADNRDVGGVTGHVQEMLTSNLEFARRVTRNAPENRTGEIDRMNGGGLYRRSAIEAVGYLSDRNLHGYEEFDLGIRLRSAGWKLHRLDRRFVQHFGHTDNSYRLLVRRWKSKYLFGIGELLRASLGRPYFLQLIKELPELKLWALVYLWWAISLGLLLFMPNRLLALGMVLAILAGVVGLMSLRKGGFSMGLYTVVAWFFHAAALPVGFFRARRKPDAPIESKLLGATA is encoded by the coding sequence GTGGCAGTATCCGTCATCATCAAGACGCTGAACGAAGAAAAGCGCATTGCCGCGAACATCGAGAGCGCGCTCGTCGCCCTCAAGACGGTCGGCGGCGAAGTCATCGTTGCCGATAGTGGTTCCTCCGATAGAACCATCGAGATTGCCTCCCGCTATCCGGTCGTCATCGCACAAATCAGCCCGCCGGCGCTTCCGAGTTGCGGGATCGGTCCGCAGCTCGGTTTCCAGTATTCCCGCCACGAGCACATCTGCCTGCTTGATGGCGACATGCTTCTGGACAGCGACTTCCTCGCAGTTGCCGAGGCGTTCCTGGCCGACAATCGCGATGTTGGCGGCGTCACCGGTCATGTCCAGGAGATGCTCACCTCCAACCTCGAATTCGCCCGCCGTGTCACGCGCAATGCGCCGGAGAACCGGACCGGCGAGATCGACCGCATGAACGGCGGCGGTCTTTATCGCCGCTCGGCGATCGAGGCAGTCGGCTATCTCTCCGACCGAAACCTCCATGGCTATGAGGAGTTCGATCTCGGTATCCGGTTGCGCAGCGCCGGCTGGAAGCTGCATCGCCTCGACCGTCGCTTCGTCCAGCATTTCGGCCACACGGACAATTCCTACCGGCTGCTCGTCCGCCGTTGGAAGAGCAAGTACCTGTTCGGCATCGGCGAGTTGCTGCGTGCGTCGCTTGGCCGACCCTACTTCTTGCAGCTCATCAAGGAGTTGCCTGAACTCAAGCTTTGGGCGCTTGTCTATCTCTGGTGGGCGATATCGCTTGGCTTGTTGCTCTTCATGCCCAACAGGCTGCTTGCGCTCGGGATGGTCCTTGCAATCCTCGCGGGGGTCGTCGGTTTGATGAGCCTGCGTAAGGGCGGCTTCAGCATGGGGCTCTACACCGTCGTCGCCTGGTTCTTTCATGCGGCGGCGCTGCCGGTCGGGTTCTTTCGGGCGCGCCGGAAACCGGACGCGCCGATCGAAAGCAAGTTGCTCGGGGCTACGGCGTGA
- a CDS encoding VanZ family protein: MNLKRAAGLFAWLLFAVIAYSTMSPLELRPRIGHLVHIERFGAFGLLGLLFAIAYPRHLGRVLVLVFATAIGFELLQMISADRHARAADVAVKLLGGACGVFGGWFLFRYRLPLLRLLGR; encoded by the coding sequence ATGAACCTCAAGCGCGCCGCCGGCCTTTTCGCCTGGCTCCTTTTTGCCGTGATCGCCTATTCGACGATGTCCCCCCTCGAATTGCGTCCGCGCATCGGCCATCTCGTCCATATCGAGCGGTTCGGCGCCTTCGGCCTGCTGGGGTTGCTGTTCGCGATCGCCTATCCGAGGCATTTGGGACGCGTGCTGGTTCTCGTCTTTGCGACCGCAATCGGCTTCGAACTCTTGCAGATGATTTCGGCGGACCGGCACGCACGCGCGGCGGATGTCGCCGTCAAGCTTCTTGGTGGTGCCTGCGGCGTCTTTGGCGGCTGGTTCCTCTTCCGCTATCGGTTGCCATTGCTGCGCTTGCTGGGGCGGTAA
- a CDS encoding glycosyltransferase family 4 protein, whose translation MMLGLRGIPNVQGGVEKHVEMLASKLPGYGWNVEVVGRRRYLQDNDCYAWNGVEVIPLWSPRRMALEALVHTFLGVCLAAWRRPDVLHIHAIGPALMTPLARMFGLKVVVTHHGYDYDRQKWGAFARRTLKLGEFLGMRFSNGRVAISEDIAQTMRARHHVSMTLVPNGVAITPPSGDAGILREFGLAPRRYILLAARLVPEKRQLDLIKAFAKCRLSDVRLVIAGGAEFETPYVREMRTLASEVQGVVLTGFQAGDRLAELFANAALFVLPSSHEGMPIALLEAMAYGLPLLASDIVPNRELDLAPDEYFPLGDIDALADGITAKLATPLSDDDVRERAAHAEATYSWTNVAQRTAAVYSALLAK comes from the coding sequence ATGATGCTGGGCTTGCGCGGCATTCCGAACGTGCAGGGCGGCGTCGAGAAACACGTCGAAATGCTTGCCAGCAAACTTCCGGGTTACGGCTGGAATGTCGAAGTCGTCGGGCGTCGGCGCTATCTTCAGGACAACGACTGCTACGCCTGGAATGGCGTCGAGGTCATCCCTCTCTGGTCGCCGCGCCGCATGGCACTGGAGGCACTCGTTCACACCTTCCTCGGCGTATGTCTTGCCGCCTGGCGGCGACCGGACGTATTGCATATCCACGCCATCGGCCCCGCCTTGATGACGCCGCTTGCGCGAATGTTCGGCTTGAAGGTGGTCGTCACCCATCATGGCTACGACTACGACAGACAGAAATGGGGCGCCTTTGCCAGGCGGACACTGAAGCTCGGCGAATTCTTGGGTATGCGCTTCTCCAATGGGCGCGTGGCTATATCTGAGGACATCGCCCAGACCATGCGCGCCCGCCACCATGTCTCGATGACGCTGGTCCCGAATGGCGTCGCGATTACGCCGCCTTCGGGCGATGCCGGCATCCTGCGTGAATTTGGCCTGGCGCCCCGGCGCTACATTCTGCTCGCCGCCCGCTTGGTTCCGGAGAAGCGACAGCTCGATCTCATCAAGGCCTTTGCGAAATGTAGGCTGAGCGATGTTCGGCTCGTTATCGCGGGTGGCGCTGAGTTTGAGACACCCTATGTCCGAGAGATGAGAACTCTCGCCAGCGAGGTGCAGGGGGTGGTGCTGACCGGCTTTCAGGCCGGCGACAGACTGGCGGAGCTCTTCGCCAATGCCGCCCTGTTCGTGCTGCCTTCAAGTCACGAGGGCATGCCGATCGCGCTGCTCGAGGCAATGGCCTACGGCCTGCCCTTGCTGGCAAGCGATATCGTTCCCAACCGGGAACTGGACCTTGCGCCCGACGAGTATTTTCCGCTGGGCGATATCGACGCGCTGGCAGACGGCATCACCGCAAAGCTCGCCACGCCACTCAGCGATGACGATGTGCGCGAGCGCGCCGCCCACGCGGAAGCTACCTACAGTTGGACAAACGTGGCGCAAAGGACTGCGGCAGTGTATAGCGCATTGCTGGCGAAATAA